The genomic segment AGTGCGGATCTGGACATAGCGTTCCCCCTTCTTCATGCCGTAACTCGAGGCCGCGCCTTGAACGCTGTCAGACTAGCAGCTTCCTGCGCAGAGCAGAATGCAACGAGCGAGATGAAATGCTTTTCGAGTCGTCTAATCGGAGCTATTATGTAACATTTATTTGCGTTTGATATATCGGCGTGGAAGGGCGAGACTGCTTGCCGGTTAGTCGTGACGGCAGGCTCGCGCCAGTGGCGGTCTATCAAGAGCTATCAAGGATTAAGCCTGACAGCTCATTCACGACCGGAGGATTCAGCCTTGGACGAACAGATAGCATGGATAGGAGTTGAGGAAGTTCGCAATCATTCGACCTGGTTCCTCGGCATGGGAGTCGCGCTGATTCTCATCGGATCCTTGGCGATCGGATCTGCGATGGCGGCTACCATCCTCTCGATGCTCGTTCTCGGATGGCTGCTGTTCATCGCGGGTCTGTTCGAGATGGTTCATGGCTTTGCGCGCCGGCGCTGGAGCGGTTTTTTCATCAACCTTCTCGGCGGCGGGCTGTACGCGATGGCTGGATTCATCATCCTCATCAATCCGGGTCTCGCGGCCATTACTTTGACCCTGATGATTGCGATCCTGTTTTTCGCGACTGGAATGTTCCGCATCCTCATCGCGCTTTCGACTCCGCTGCATCATCGGGGCTGGCTGGTGGTCAATGGATTGATTTCAATCGTGCTGGGCCTTTCGCTCTGGAGCTCGTGGCCGACCTCCGGGTTCTGGGCGATCGGCCTGTTTGTCGGTATCGACATGATCTTCGACGGATGGACCGAACTGATGCTCGCGATGAACGTCCGCAGAATCGCGACTGCCGCCCCAGCCTAGGCTCCAAGGTGCCGCGCCTGACTAGCTTGATGCGTCTATGCGTTGCGGATCGTCAAGCCGCCATCGACCGGGATGACCGCGCCGGTAAGATAGGACGCCGCCGGCAGGCAGATGCTGAACGTGATGTGCGCGACCTCCTCCGGATAGCCGTAGCGCTTCAGCGCGGTGCGCCGCTTGGCGAAGATGGTCTTGTGCTCCTCGGGAATCGAGTCGGTGAGTCCGGTGCGGAT from the Candidatus Binatus sp. genome contains:
- a CDS encoding HdeD family acid-resistance protein, yielding MDEQIAWIGVEEVRNHSTWFLGMGVALILIGSLAIGSAMAATILSMLVLGWLLFIAGLFEMVHGFARRRWSGFFINLLGGGLYAMAGFIILINPGLAAITLTLMIAILFFATGMFRILIALSTPLHHRGWLVVNGLISIVLGLSLWSSWPTSGFWAIGLFVGIDMIFDGWTELMLAMNVRRIATAAPA